Proteins from a genomic interval of Spirochaetaceae bacterium:
- a CDS encoding low temperature requirement protein A, protein MELFYDLVYVVLIAAAAHRLAHHMSWGSVGEFIVVFSLIWIAWLNGSAYHDLNGREDIRSRWRHVWSTPPTIR, encoded by the coding sequence CTGGAGCTTTTCTACGACCTCGTGTACGTGGTTCTGATCGCCGCTGCGGCTCACCGCCTTGCCCACCACATGAGCTGGGGCTCGGTTGGAGAGTTTATCGTGGTGTTCAGCCTCATCTGGATCGCCTGGCTGAACGGCTCTGCCTACCACGACCTCAACGGCCGAGAAGACATTCGCAGCCGTTGGCGTCACGTGTGGAGCACCCCTCCCACGATTCGTTGA
- a CDS encoding transglycosylase SLT domain-containing protein: MNGAEGSDPARYAPRHRKVARGLVAVALVAGMAPHVGAQTLRDTVAMTMRVPEHARVQRYAEYYAASRQRPWMREVMQRVWFYGGHILGQVEDRNLPPELIFLPVIESGYESTAASPMGAVGLWQLMGRTAREHGLDTGGVVDERRDFWKATEVALGILQANYDEHGSWEMALAAYNAGSGRVRAAVRRSGTDDFWELREQGYLPRETREYVPRYYGLLAALRSLPEKEWPQLAGQPRWRRTAVPEGVELRQLGERAGVPEGVLEWANAELGDGVTPAVGDREGYLIKVPNRYYERIGAVLSLNSRGGTAVAKLHPYVQVPSAH, translated from the coding sequence ATGAACGGAGCAGAGGGTTCCGACCCGGCGAGGTATGCCCCGCGGCACCGGAAGGTGGCGCGGGGGCTGGTGGCGGTGGCGCTGGTGGCGGGGATGGCGCCGCATGTGGGAGCGCAGACGTTGCGGGACACGGTCGCCATGACGATGAGGGTACCGGAGCATGCCCGTGTGCAGCGCTATGCCGAGTACTACGCGGCGTCGAGGCAGCGCCCGTGGATGCGTGAGGTGATGCAGCGGGTCTGGTTCTACGGCGGCCATATCCTGGGCCAGGTCGAAGACAGGAACCTGCCGCCGGAGCTGATCTTTCTGCCGGTGATCGAATCGGGCTATGAGAGCACGGCGGCCTCGCCGATGGGAGCGGTGGGGCTGTGGCAACTGATGGGGAGAACCGCGCGGGAGCACGGACTGGACACGGGCGGAGTGGTCGATGAACGGCGAGACTTCTGGAAAGCGACGGAAGTGGCATTGGGCATCCTGCAGGCGAACTACGACGAACATGGCAGCTGGGAGATGGCTTTGGCGGCGTACAACGCCGGATCGGGGCGGGTACGAGCCGCGGTAAGGCGCAGCGGGACGGACGATTTCTGGGAGCTGCGCGAGCAGGGGTACCTGCCGAGGGAAACGAGGGAGTACGTCCCGCGCTACTACGGGTTGCTGGCGGCGCTGCGCAGCCTTCCGGAGAAAGAATGGCCGCAGCTGGCCGGCCAGCCGCGGTGGCGCCGTACGGCGGTGCCCGAAGGGGTGGAACTGAGACAGTTGGGCGAGCGCGCCGGTGTGCCGGAAGGAGTCCTGGAATGGGCCAACGCGGAGTTGGGTGATGGCGTGACGCCCGCGGTGGGAGACCGGGAGGGATACCTGATCAAGGTGCCGAACAGGTACTACGAGCGGATCGGAGCGGTACTGTCCTTGAACAGCCGAGGAGGAACAGCAGTGGCCAAGCTGCATCCGTATGTGCAGGTGCCGAGTGCTCACTGA